The Haliotis asinina isolate JCU_RB_2024 chromosome 2, JCU_Hal_asi_v2, whole genome shotgun sequence genomic interval ATCGGCAATCTGCTGGTGCCTAACGAGAACTACTGCTTCTTTGAGGACTGGGTCATGCCTATCCTTGACAAGATGGTGGCAGAACAAAAGGAAGAAGTGAGTTTCTGAAAATACAGTATTAATTACTTCAGAATTCCCTGACTGATTAAAgtttttttgtaatattttctgtGTTCTGTGTTCATGCTTTTGAGCATGAAAGACTTTCATTGTTTAGTttaagagttcagtgtttgtgtttgtttctttttggtgttgtttaatgccacactcagcaatgttccagctacatggtgcctgtttgtaaataattaagtcaggaccagacaaaccattgATCAGTGTAATTGATCTACATGTTtgaagaatgatgacatgtgtcaaccaagtcatcaaacaTCACCACTCAGTCCTGTTtgtcacctgttacgacaagtctgggttgctgaacaccaattctaacctggatcttcacggttgaCTATGCATGTTGCTCTAAAAACTTAGTGTTTATAGTGATTCCTGTTTGACTGTTGTAGGGAATCATATGGAGTCCTTCAAAGATGATTGCACGTTTGGGGAAGGAGATCAACAACACTGACTCAATCTACTACTGGGCATACAAGGTCAGTGAAATTTTCCAACCATACACTTTGTCCTCACACCACACTTACTGAAATTGGCTATCCTTGATAATCACCTTGATACATGTTCCAAAAGACTTTCCACTAGTAACCTGGATGCATCGATGGTAGTACTTGCCTTTGCTGGCtctttatccaatcaggtgtctacactgGAAAGTTGAACGCACCAATCACAAAGTTTCTATCATAACTCACTTTGTGACTGATTAAACTTGATGTCCAACACATTTGTTATAGAGGTACCTTGAAGAAGGTAGAAGgattctttttcaaaagagatcctccttggggtactcaTAAGCATTAAAGTAGCCATTTTAAAATCCTATGACAGTTGTGACCATATTTTTcactaaaatatttacaaaacgaaaaacttgtttttgtcttgtgtgtTTGCGTGAGGTTTTTTACATGATATTTGTGCTTTTTGAGCAGGACAGGTTTTTTGTATACAGCCTATTTCTGTTTTGTAGCAGTTTAAGAACTGTGTCACCTGTAATGCGTTTTTTACCACTGCAGGATTCACACTTGGTGTGTCTAAGATGCCTGACTGGGGAGGTGTATGATGATCCGGGGTGTCCGCTTCTCTGGGCGTTCTCGGATAAGACACGCAAAAGCCGTTATACTGATATGATTTTCTACACTAACTTGCTTCGGGCGGGGGTTGATATTTGGGGTCAGGACTCCCCTTCTAGAAAGCATTCCACCAAGCACAAGAAATCTAAAGATTTGCGTGCTACTCTCTCCTCTTCAGCTGCATCTGAAGTTGTGGCCAAACAGGCAAAGCATACTGATTCAGTTGCCACCCCATCCCCACAACCGTCACATTCCATTGTTACTGTTTCTGCACCGTCACCTTTGTCATTAACTGGTGTCTCAAATTTGTTGCATCAGCAGAGGTCATCTCTCAAATCTCTTATATCCGACCTGGTGTATGGGTTCAGTCAGGATCTCAGCGCCAAATCGGGTGGCAGAGATGGCGTCGGTGCATCTGTGCATACATTTTATGAAGGTTTCAGacctgtctgtttgtctgcGTGATTTTTGACGTAATGACTTACCTCAGGTAATACAGTTATCGAGTCCAGCCATAGATGTATCCAGGGTACTTGTGAATATTTATCAAATTGTTAAGGATGTGATTTTAGCATAGGATTGTATTTGCTATTGAACACACGAACATTCACCACATGAGTTGTCAAGAGTATAGGTCTCTGCTGCTTGGAACTCTGGCATGTACGAGTCATGTCAGGCAAGTCTTATCACCCAGTCCCTAACCCATGGGTTTCACATCTGTTTTGAAAAATTGTTTCCTGCATTAAGGACATGCAAGAGTATCAGAGTATCTGTAGTGATGTTTGtggacatatatttttttcttaaacatCTTCATAAGGCATATTgatgatctatagcctgttatTTTTTGTATTGCCATCTTTTATTAAAATGTTTCAGCTTTGGTTGCTAGTTATAAGTTtgtgtctgtgataatctagttgtttttctGTCCTTCACTGACATGTGTTTGTAATTTTGCTTTTAATTACTATATATCTACAGCTTGttttagtcacaatatggctgaaatattgctgatatgacttaaatctaaattcactcattcactttatcTGGCATGTTTTAAAACTGTCTTGAATATTTAAAATACCattgaaggtccggggtagaataggccttcagcaacccatgcttgccataaaaggcacctatgcttgttgtaagaggcgagtaatgggttcgggtggtcaggctcactgcctttcttgacacatcatcagttcccaattgcgcagattgatgctcatgctgttgatcactggattgtctggtccagacttgattatttacagaccaccaccatatagctggaatattgctgagtgcggcgtaaaactaaacttactctctCACTGAATATTTAAAAGAATCCTGTCAGTTCAACATTTCTGGGCTTCAGGTGCTCTGTGAAAACCTCaagtttgaaattatattttattgtattttatgtatgttctgaatatgtttttcCTGTTTCCATCTGTCTAGAACAACATTCCAGTCTTCTGTCCAGCCTTGACTGATGGCTCTCTTGGGGATATGATCTACTTCCACTCCTTCAAGAACCCTGGGCTTGTCCTGGACCTTGTTGAAGGTAGGGCAACATCTTATATCTCTTTATTAAGCAGCAGTGTCTATTACCCCACCCAGGGGGTTTGCTCACTTGGCAAGGGGGAAGCATGGTGGAGTTACAAAATCACATATCCAGGTCTGTTGGCTCATCTTGCCTTGGTGGAAGGTTAGTGAGTGAGGATACTTTTACTCCActattagcaacattccagcaatatcatggcagggacaccagaaatgggcatcacacattgcacccatatggggaattgaactcaggTCTTGACTATCGAATGGGACTCAAGGAACTCCTCATCAATTAGCTCCAATGTCCTTGGATTTCTGTGAATGGGTATTAATGATGTTGCTTGTTTCAGACATCCGACGGGTCAACAGCCAGGCTGTGTACTCTGTCAATTCAGGCATGATTATCCTTGGTGGAGGCGTTGTCAAGCACCACACCGCCAATGCCAACCTGATGGTGAGAGTAATGCTTACAACAGATTTCATGGCATTCTAACCACATTTTGGCTATGAGCTCTTTTGCCACTCTTGCCTGTCCGTGAAATATTGTAATGAATTCCTATGATTTTACTGAGCTGTATGGTCTCCAGGATGAAGGAGACAGCAGATTTTCAGTTctaacatttatcatcagttagTATGTGAGTGAATTGTTTTTTGGGAATGCAGAGAGGAAGACTGAAAATACTATTATATATCAGCTCAAGCAGTGAGTTTTCTGTTTATCAAAACACCAGTGTTCACGATGAGTTCTGCTCCTAAGTCTTATGTTTTGGATACCAGGTAAATTGTCCACAAAATGTCATCATTTTATAATGTGTAAACCTTGCATGTTCTTTTGAAAGTGACATCTATTGCATATTcctgttttgtttaaatatcCTTTGACCGTATAATCAACACTTCCATGAACTGCATATTCCCCTGCATATTTCCCTGCGTATTTCAGCGTAATGGAGCTGATTTCTCTGTGTACCTCAACACAGCATCGGAGTTCGATGGAAGTGATTCTGGAGCCAGCCCTGATGAGGCTATTTCCTGGGGCAAGATCAGGAAAACAGCCAACCCTGTCAAGGTGAGGTTAACTACTTCTCCACAACCTGTGAAGTtcgggtggaataggccttcaccaatccatgcttgccataaaaaggggactatgcttgtcacaggaggcgactaacaggattgggtggtcagacttgctgatttggttgacatgtgtcatcgtttcctaattgcgcagatcaatgctcatgccattgatcacttgattgtatggtccagactcgattgtttacagacccctgccttatagctggaatgttgctgagtgcggcgtaaaactaaactcactcactcacttctctacattggttggttgtttgtggtttaacactactttcagcaatattctagctatatggtggtggtctgtaagttAGAGAATCTGGAtgatacaatccagtgatcaacagcatgtgcctTGATCTGAGCAGTTGGGATGCAATgtcatgtgccaaccaagtccaCGAACATGATaacccgatcttgttagtcaCCACTTactacaagcattggttgcttaAACAGTTGCAACCTTTTAGGATTCTCACAGATTTACATGGGTTGACTCAATAGAGAGGGGGAGGTGTTCTGGTGTGATATGGTCTGAGAAGAGACTGAGAAGACAGACTTTGGATGAACATTGGTAGTTATCACTGGAATAGAAATGCAAGCATTATGACCTTACATCTGACAGTGATTCTACCATTGCACCTGGTTTCTTCAACAAATGTTATTCATTGTCCACACCAATATTTTCTTTGTGTAGTGTCCATATTCAGTTAAATTTGTGGTATAATCGGCTTtatcaaatgatattttttgcACCAATATTGTTTATGTATCAGTTCATTATGGGTTGATAAACAAGTTTCCCAGTGTGTGGCGAGGCAGTTCTAATGGTCCCATTAGTGATATTGAGTCATTTTTTTTCTCCAGGTGTGTGATGAGTCAAGTGTTGGTGCCCCAATAATAGTGATGCTGAGTAATGTTGTTTATTCCCCAGGTGTGTGCAGAGGCCAGTCTTGTGTTCCCATTGATGGTGGCCGAAACATTTGCAAGGAGGGAAAAGCAATATGAAGAATTCTACAAGAATCGACCATGAAGTATAGATTTCAGACAACCCACATCCTGCTTGTTCCCATGGTTACATCACCATTTCAAACATAGCATGATGGGTCCAGATGTATGTAACATGGCTAATCCACAGTTGCCATGGTTATGTCACCATATCTGTATGATGGGCAGGATCTATGTGGCACAGTAAAACTGAGGTTTTGTTTCCATGGTTTTATTAACATCTCACAGACCTTGGTCAATGGGACTAGCTATAAAAACCACCACTGATCcattgttgccatggttaccacaCCATTTCTCAAGCGATGCTTGAAAAGCACGAATCTATGAAGCACTACTGAACTAATACTTGTTCCCATGGTTACATCACCATTTCTCAAGCGATGCTTGAAAAGCATGAATCTATGAAGCACTACGGAACTAATATTTGTTCCGATAGGTTACATCACCATTTCTCAAGCGATGCTTGAAAAGCATGAATCTATGAAGCACTGCGGAACTATGAAGCACTACGGAACTAATATTTGTTCCAATAGGTTACATCACCATTTCTCAAGCGATGCGTGAAAAGCATTAATCTATGAAGCACTACGGAACTATGAAGCACTACGGAACTAATATGTGTTCCGATAGGTTACATCACCATTTCTCAAGCAATGCTTGAAAAGCATGAATCTATGAAGCACTACTGAACTAATACTTGTTCCCATGGTTACATCACCATTTCTCAAGCGATGCTTGAAAAGCATGAATCAATGAAGCACTACTGAACTAatacttgtttccatggttacattACCATCTCTTAGACtttcttgcatgtgacatatcaaAGTGATTTCTAGGAAGGGTTGATATCAACACCTGGTACTGACAATATCCTGACTGTGATGTACTGTTGGCAGAACCATAGATGGGATAATATGCCTTTTGACAATTTCAAAAAAATGATCGTACTCTCACAGTTACATTATTTCACCTGGTCAAAGTAATTGTATCTCTTGCTGAACTAACCCTAGCTTATCATGGTGAAGGCCGTTTCACAGCATCTACTTCTTATTGTTATTGTCTAGTCCAACTTATTCTCGGTTGTGTTCAGAAGACATGATGGGACTGGTGCATATCTTGCTTCTTGCTGATCTGATGGAGTCCATTTTGCGCTGCAGAGTTATTTCCCCTGAGCCTTAGAGAAACCATCTGATCTTTGACTAAGACATATGTGCCTTGATAATGTTTACCAGCtgcatacatgtgtgtatgtgtgtttcacAGTAACTTCCAGTTTCAAGCGATTTGGGTGGGGTGGCAAACTTTTGTATTTTCTTCTAATGTATTGATGAACAAAGAGAGCTACACAGGTACTAGATGCCTAGTAATACACACAACAACCTTCAAACCTATTTCAACAGAAGCACTATACATTTACCAACCCATGGTATGATTCTGTGCAAAATGAACAACAAACATGGTTTTGGCATTATTGACAGTAAAATGGTATTGCCTAAAGAAATCAAAATTTGTGGGGGTATGTTCAACCACATATGAAAAGTTATGGACCCAAGAgtcatatatatgtttgtttgttgtcaacaaataatCTGTTCATTAAGTAAGAAAAGATGGATTGTTGTCAAAGATGTGAACTACTACAAACTAGTGCTGTACTTCCACCTAGATGTTCACAGAGCAATGTGACTGAAACactccagggccccgtttcacaaagctctcgtaagcctaagatctcgtaacttttctcgtagtatCCATAACTCCTGTGTTACAacataggaggcacaatggctacgagaaaacttacgagatcttaggcttgcgagagtttcgtgaaacgggcccctgtaAACAACATTCTTATTTTGAAGCATCAGTATATTTATGAATCGTattgtttgttatattttgttttgattatggAGGACCTTTGATCCTTGGAAAACACTCAGAATAAAGATATTATATTATGTCTTATGTATTATAACTTTAAGCAACTTCTTGTGTGTTCTGTTTTCTATGTTCCTCTGTTCATTCAGAGACATGATAAATGGGTTATGTTGCAGCGGAAGgcattttgtaaatttattttCCAAATTTTGTGCAGGGAGGTAGGACAACCTAGTGGTAATAGATTTTGCTTGTCACATTAAAGATCCAGGTTCATTTCTCCACGTGTGTTCCATTCCCcatgtatgaagctcatttctggtgtcccctgtcataatattgctaaaagggacaAAACGAGACTCACTCTCTCCATTTTGAGCTtgtttgagcaatatttcagctatatgtttgTGGGCTGTGAATACTTGGAATCTGGACCAATCTGGACACtctagtgattgacatgatGGGATATGATGGTGTGCTTCCACTGAAAGTCACCAAGCCTGATCGTCTGATAATGTTCTTGACTCcgtagacaagcatgggttgcaggtGAGCAGTTCTGACCCAGTCCTCAGGGCAGGTATACCCAGTGTGTTAGTATTATGTTACTTGTAGCAATCTCACTGTCCGCGTGGAGGCAAGTAGGTGAGGTTGACACAATGTCGATATGGGGAATTGTACCGGTTTTCATGTCAGACGAGTCGTTACTAAAACCACCTGCCAGCTCTACTACCTGGTACCCAGCATATGGCATGGGAatgttgtatgtatgtgagaGTGGTAAGTGCAGAGGTACaggcaaatatatatgcaaTCTGTTTATTATCCATCAAGGAGAATTCACAAAGAAAGGTGGCTGATACACCAGGGAATGTTTGATTTGTACACTGCTGTGGTGAGTAaatttgtatttgaaatgaaGCATGAAAACTTACATATGTTCTATGTACTTGAAGTTGACATTATTTGTTCACTCCCATTACCTTAGTAACTGAAAATGTAAGTGAAGCGTGTTGAATATTCTCGcttgtttgattttgattttagtTACAGAAGTTGATGAATAAGAAAGGTataaaactttatggataacacttTTACTTAGCAACATTACAAGAATCTACACCCAGCATCACACACATCACAGCATTTGAAGAGGAGCTGTTCAAGCATCTTAGATATTCCCCGGGGGTTACATTGAGGTAGTTATGGATGCAGTGCAGTTACGCTCTGTATAAGAAGCTACCGTATGCTTTAAAAGAAAAGGTCCcagttgtgaaaataaagaagttgatcattgATAAAGTTTTGGCTTTTTTCAACTGATGTACTTTTCAAAGAGATGTAAAACTAACTGGCTACACACACTACATACAACAGCAAGAAAACAATTCTTGTGAGATTGATAGTGTGAAGTTATATTTGTATCTTAACACTTCTTCTTACATGGTATGGGAATGAAGTTGCCACTTTAGCTTTGGAGGTCTCCCGACTCACCATCTGAACTCTCATGGCCAAGGTCACCAAGGCCATAGTTAAACATAGTTGAAATGGCCCAGTAATACGTACTGCTGAAACTtgagagttgcctcccttaggcGTGTCAGCGTCCCATTGTGATCCCACAGTGCTGATCGTCTAACTTTCTTCCTCAGTGTAATACGATACCATATAAACGAAATAACATTCAGTGTACAACCAGACGCACACATGCACCCACGCCCTCACTCAGCAGCACAACGTGTGCTGAAAATCCAGAGCTCACCGATTGAGGAGTTGAAGCAGGGTGAGTGTGTGTGGATTGAACCCAGGGTGCAGGGGCTGTAATTTGTTCACAATTGTATGGAGGGCATTTCTGTGTGTGGAATCCAGGAAGGGACGTTGACATGTACAAAATTCATGTTGTTTCATATTTGATGTTTTCGTTGATGGCGTCTGCAACCAGGTTTAGACCACATTCTTTCAAAGCTACTTTCAGTTTAGCTACAGTTGCCTTCTTTGATTCACGTTTTTTCCAAAGCAAAAGTGCCTGCAGGGCTTGCTCGTGAAGGTTGCCATGGTGACGATATTCTAGGTTTTCCAGGTCTGAGTGAGACAGGCCGAGTATCAGTGCTACCCTCTTCCAGGAATGACCCAGTTCAAGAGAGACGCCCTCCAGGATATTGTTTTGTATAGCTGGAAGGGAAGGCGAGATACATCAGTTATTGTTCAAGGTTTTGACATGCACCTCACTCTTGaaaaaatccgggttagaattgctcttcagcaatccatgtatgtcgtaagaggcgactaaccggatctggtggtcaggttcgatgacgtggttgacacatgtcatcgtatcccaactgtgtaggtcgatgctcgtgctgttgatttCATGTTAAATCTCTGTAGTATTTGAACGACATTGCTCTGTAAAACTGACATTAGTCCAGACACATAAGTCTACTAGACGTCGTTGTATAATCTTCCTCAACGCAGCACTAAACTCTGTTTTTACGCTACCTCACGTAAAGAcgttaaacaaccaaaacaCCCATCATTTCTCCAATCGTATCAAATTACAATAAAAATCTGTATTCCTTAACTGTCCACACCATTGGTTGGTGTCTTAATGTGTATTTCTTTTTTCGGGAGTGGGTAAGTGATATTTGTGTCTtgaatctggtaatctagaatcTGGTAATTCCTGAATCTGCATGTGTTTTTCTTGGAGCCGTGGTGAATGAAGGCAGGATTTGGGGAATATGAGACCACAGACTACAATCGAATACTGGTTTAACAGTACTGTGTAATATTGCGTATACAGTCGTCATATTACATAAGTACTGACCCAAAGAAGTTCAATGAAGCAATGGCATTTTCACACAACAGTAACTTATATCAAGGCACAACTGACCAACTCAAGTCATTTGCTAAATTATTCCTTgccttcttttgagtagtatacataTATTAGACTGGGGTTGGGATTGTGACTTACCTTGCGGCGGAAATAGAAGACTCGGCGATCGGAAGACCTTTGGAGAAGCGTCGGACACGTCGGCGTCTGGGGTTGTGGGGCTGACCATTTGCTCCGAAGAAGGGAATCGTTTTTGGGAGCCACCTTGAGACACATCTTCCTCATAAAATGACGACTCCCGAAACATGACCTTATCGCCTTCCCGTGCAAGCTCTTTACACAAAGTGAACCGTTTTATGGCTCTGCTGTCAGGTTCTGACCGATGGCCAGGGATGATCAGTTTCAGGGAAGGACGATTCAGGATCCTTGCGGTCTTTGACGTGTCAGGACTACTGTGGGTTTGTTTGCAACTTGTCTCGGTGAGACTTGATTCAGACTCGACTGAAGCCTCAAAGAGAGCTCTAAAGTTCCACTGAAGGGACTGGATGCTGGAGGAAGACCCTCTTGGCGATATAATTGACAGCTGTATGGATCCTAGCATCAGTCCTTGTGACCAGTTCCTGTTGCATCTCAAGGTAGATAACTCTTCAATATCGCGCAGTGAGATGCTTTCATGTGCTGAAAtaacaagtttaaaatatgtaTTAGAAGAAGTTATTAGTTTTAAAATGTGATACGAACTTCTTGTAGAAAAGCCAATGAAGTGAGGTGTGTGTTTATAAATCTTCGATGTTATTGATTATGTTCCATTTGTGTATATGCACCCACATACAATGTatttatacacacatacatactaaAATCATTTTGATCTTATGGACTTCGATATGACTGTGAGTATTTCGGTATAAAGTTGATGAGGCGACTATCAGAATGTTCAGTGTTCACAAAACGTTTTTACGGTAATTCAGTTCATTATTTTCTCTTACCATAAAACGTTATGCCTTCTTTGAGGACTGCCATCGTGACTCGGACTGTTCCATCACTCGTTGAAACGAAGACTCTTTTCACCCCCGCTACCTTACAATCGTCATGGATGGCCCTTGGAATCAACAGCGTGTCCCCCGAACACAACCCAGCGTCCGCAAGTGTGACGTCCTCGGCTAAGCATTTTCCCATGTGAATGATATTCACATCCTCGCTGCTTGTCTGCAGGACCTGTGCAAGAAACATCTTAACTTTTTTGACTGTGCACTGTCTGAACGTCTCAACAGTTAAGCAAGAGGGCGGCGTGCCTGGTTGTCGAATAATGAGATGAATGGAGTCCTTGAAGTGAATACCAAACAGGGTATCGCCATCTCGTATTCGATAGTCCATCAGCTGTCTGTCATTGACGATTTCCTTGTCCTCAAAGAACATCTGGAGATCTGCCGGATCAACGTGTGTTTGCCTTGAGACAAGCTTCTTCAGATCAGAGACTGTGTCAAGTTTGAACAACTTCACCTGTACGTTCTGAAGACGTGACCTGCCCATATTTACGCATATGTGAACAGTAATCTTATTAGCAACTCTAACAGTAACCGTGCAATATGGAACAAACCCATTTTCATCTATCATCGCTGTCTTTCTTAgttttttattgtttatgaGCAAACGTAGAGCGTTTGGAG includes:
- the LOC137273288 gene encoding deoxyhypusine synthase-like; the protein is MDNLPPSVATEAVLAKSSPMPDGTPTVKGYDFNEGINYHKLMESYRRSGFQATNFGRAIEEINRMIDCKLQPMSPEDLHKINLNPCERERSNCTIFLSYTSNLVSSGVREVIRYLIQHNMVDVVVTTAGGIEEDFIKCMAPTYLGDFALSGRDLRDKGINRIGNLLVPNENYCFFEDWVMPILDKMVAEQKEEGIIWSPSKMIARLGKEINNTDSIYYWAYKNNIPVFCPALTDGSLGDMIYFHSFKNPGLVLDLVEDIRRVNSQAVYSVNSGMIILGGGVVKHHTANANLMRNGADFSVYLNTASEFDGSDSGASPDEAISWGKIRKTANPVKVCAEASLVFPLMVAETFARREKQYEEFYKNRP
- the LOC137271586 gene encoding uncharacterized protein; translation: MKYVLTPVDMSKAESDTETVTAPDDGDDGDDDGDDGDGDGDDVMVMMVMMIESFGYKPLRTVDDMNCLLDSDDSDDDPWNALHSVQQRQLLGHHYRPGAEPDQIFTVQVYDIRDTSNVVPAKFESFPVDRSSCCSSPHTQAIADRYGVPVGSVYTDRKEKEAVIYNDLALHVVFIDVRAQNYRAPSSNYTEQGCVGIDPKKSVAFLKELICQSEKFQIGENVGLFHRKTRLDDKAAIGACVKFGDHLLCVDEVKLQVSCFHRPRRKLENKYRLDCLNTSNVGDMKNRFRDTFREDFPGLQNGTEDIWFTQGKNVLKDEDFLFITTSLRQGLHDRGRMMVHVKPLSCFPVIIKFLCSNSKEAVCHVLIVPPDITSSEFRSEASVLVEHPPNALRLLINNKKLRKTAMIDENGFVPYCTVTVRVANKITVHICVNMGRSRLQNVQVKLFKLDTVSDLKKLVSRQTHVDPADLQMFFEDKEIVNDRQLMDYRIRDGDTLFGIHFKDSIHLIIRQPGTPPSCLTVETFRQCTVKKVKMFLAQVLQTSSEDVNIIHMGKCLAEDVTLADAGLCSGDTLLIPRAIHDDCKVAGVKRVFVSTSDGTVRVTMAVLKEGITFYAHESISLRDIEELSTLRCNRNWSQGLMLGSIQLSIISPRGSSSSIQSLQWNFRALFEASVESESSLTETSCKQTHSSPDTSKTARILNRPSLKLIIPGHRSEPDSRAIKRFTLCKELAREGDKVMFRESSFYEEDVSQGGSQKRFPSSEQMVSPTTPDADVSDASPKVFRSPSLLFPPQAIQNNILEGVSLELGHSWKRVALILGLSHSDLENLEYRHHGNLHEQALQALLLWKKRESKKATVAKLKVALKECGLNLVADAINENIKYETT